The genomic interval TTAAAGAACCGTCAAAATCATATTATAAATCCTTCTAAACAGACAATTTAATCAAATTAAGGTAGTTTTTTTCTTTCTTATCCATAATTTGTTGTTGTTTAATTGAAATATGGTCATAACCAAGCAGGTGCAAAAGACCATGCAGGAAAATTCTTTGCAATTCCGATTCTATATCCATATTTCCCTTTTGATTATTTGCAATTTTAGTGTCAATAATAATATCTCCGAGCAAAGGAATTTCCTTGCATTCGGAAGGAAAAGAAATAACATCTGTTCTTTTGTCGAGTCCCCTGTATTGTTTGTTGATCTTTCTGATCGTATCATCATCAACCAGAATAAGATTTACAAAACTGTCTTTTCCGATATTTTCATTTTTTTGAACAATATTAAAAACGGATTCAAAGATTTTAAGAGGATAATTTTTATTTGTTCTATTGTCTAATATGATTGGTTTGTGTTTCATTGTAATCTTAAAATCGGACTTTTTCGGTTAATTCTCTCGGAACAATCCGTCAAAAACCGTACTAAAGGTTACGAGTTACATAAATTCCGAGCTACACTTCCGGATATTCAAGTCTTTTTCTGTAAACTCCCATAATGATCGGCATCATATATTTTTTAATGGTATCGAGTTCTTTCATGGTTATGGGTGTTTCATCTAATTGACCGTCATTTATCAGCCTGATGATCGTATCATCGAGAACTTTCTGAATGGCTTTTTCGGAAAGATCGTCCAGAGATTTTGTTGTTGATTCGACAATATCGGCGATCATCACGATGGCAGCTTCTTTTGATTGCGGTTTCGGTCCTAAATAATAGAATTGGTCTTCATCTATATCCAGGTTTGTTTCTATTGCTTTATTGTAGAAATATCTGATTTGTCCGGTGCCATGATGCTGCTCAATAATATCTAATATTTGACGGGGAAGTTTATTTTTTTTAGCGAGAGTAATCCCATCTGAAATATGATTCCTGATCAGGACAGAGCTTTCATTTGCCATCATTTTATCATGCAGTTCCGACGAATTTGAATTGTTTTCAATATAGAACTGCGGATTATTGAGTTTCCCGATGTCATGATAATAACTTCCGACCCTTGCCAGCAGGTAGTTCGCTCCGATAGCTTCCGCAGCGCTTTCCGCTAAATTACCAACGATGAGAGAATGATGATATGTTCCGGGAGTGATCTGCGACATTTTCTTCAGGAGAGGATTATCAAAATCGAGTAATTCCAGCAATATTTGTTTTGTTGCCATATGAAGTTTTCGTTCGATCACCGGGATAACCATTATTAAACCGATAATAGACACGATAATGGAAATAAAACCATAAAATAAC from Candidatus Cloacimonadota bacterium carries:
- the ybeY gene encoding rRNA maturation RNase YbeY; protein product: MKHKPIILDNRTNKNYPLKIFESVFNIVQKNENIGKDSFVNLILVDDDTIRKINKQYRGLDKRTDVISFPSECKEIPLLGDIIIDTKIANNQKGNMDIESELQRIFLHGLLHLLGYDHISIKQQQIMDKKEKNYLNLIKLSV